Proteins from a single region of Lysinibacillus sp. JNUCC-52:
- a CDS encoding sensor histidine kinase: protein MHKLTSSIFITYLLIGIYVLVVAIRAPFINISVDTSNELPVIIDPYYTSWAQQQNIERGDIILSIDQQSAKGFKSFQQDTYIPSANELSILKLDGTVHTIKVLHRELPEEFYTHIVFPMFYFMLCFGVAFYLWQHNKDNFITKLLMLFLLTCSLAYTSTGASSRGNGIGMIVNGICIVLCLVLIIHFLQQYFRYLHIKWSYFDTKWLYFIPLVIIPSCYVIELFVPQFRNITPNITLSLFALLILYATFILLTSYLRTRLAKIRLIAISCIIPFLPFLLLFVVPEILGNNTIIQPEISVLFILFIPFSFIFIQLNERLFDIEYQLSRFRYYSSLAFFSSLIITTVLAILLFSQLTIAMLIVVFFVLFVGFITSFYIKEQLDFKHRKIIFSSSGDYVHNLYAAVNRIGNAKNQQELLNKLKSEITEKLGTTAFTLETITEDVQFPQGGIQIENQMTQLLIHDTVDEKILIRIRHTLQKEELLWLELLALYVSMFIDNLKHIEDLVRDIQHMKDTNNTQLPWLDKLLWNIIEKEKSILAQELHDTILQEQLHLARELDVIASSPIIEEKKVLNIREQLINATKDLREYCENLSPPLLDTFGLEMALKKLVQKVKIRANFLLNTQIDRVQFQDATLHLVVYRLVQELLNNAIKHADASKVSLKLFAINNGFVLQYDDNGIGCNIEDLMQSSASMGINGIRERVRAFNGEMTITSKPNDGMHVFIQIQEECEEP, encoded by the coding sequence ATGCACAAATTAACTTCTAGTATTTTTATAACCTACTTACTTATTGGCATTTATGTACTTGTTGTTGCCATCCGTGCCCCTTTTATTAACATTTCAGTCGATACGTCCAATGAGCTACCTGTCATAATTGATCCTTATTATACAAGTTGGGCTCAACAACAAAATATTGAACGAGGAGACATTATCCTGAGCATCGATCAACAATCTGCGAAAGGTTTTAAATCTTTCCAACAAGATACATATATTCCTAGCGCAAATGAACTGTCGATTTTAAAATTAGACGGCACAGTACATACAATTAAAGTATTACATCGAGAGCTTCCTGAAGAGTTTTATACGCATATAGTTTTTCCGATGTTTTATTTCATGCTTTGTTTTGGTGTTGCGTTCTACTTATGGCAGCATAATAAAGACAATTTTATTACCAAGTTACTTATGCTATTTCTTTTAACATGTTCTTTAGCTTATACGAGCACAGGTGCTTCAAGTCGAGGGAATGGAATTGGGATGATCGTAAATGGTATTTGTATCGTTTTATGTTTAGTATTAATCATTCATTTTTTACAACAATATTTTCGCTATTTACATATTAAATGGTCATATTTTGATACAAAGTGGCTCTATTTTATTCCGTTAGTCATCATACCTTCTTGTTACGTCATTGAATTATTTGTGCCACAGTTTAGGAATATCACACCTAATATTACGCTCAGTTTATTTGCTTTACTAATTCTATACGCTACTTTTATATTGCTCACTAGTTATTTACGAACACGGTTAGCAAAAATACGATTAATTGCCATCTCATGTATTATTCCATTTTTACCTTTTTTACTATTATTTGTTGTACCTGAGATTTTAGGTAATAACACAATCATACAGCCCGAAATAAGTGTTTTATTTATTTTGTTTATTCCTTTTTCTTTTATATTCATTCAGTTAAATGAACGATTATTTGATATTGAGTACCAATTATCACGATTTCGCTACTATTCATCCCTTGCCTTTTTTAGTTCACTAATCATAACGACAGTCTTAGCAATATTGCTATTTTCACAGCTTACAATTGCAATGTTAATTGTTGTATTTTTCGTGCTTTTCGTAGGCTTTATTACAAGCTTCTATATAAAAGAACAACTTGATTTTAAACATCGAAAAATTATATTTTCTTCTTCTGGTGATTATGTACATAATTTATATGCTGCTGTTAATCGTATTGGTAATGCAAAAAATCAACAGGAATTACTTAATAAGCTTAAAAGTGAAATTACCGAGAAACTTGGTACGACAGCATTTACCCTTGAAACAATAACCGAAGATGTTCAATTTCCACAAGGTGGCATCCAAATTGAGAACCAAATGACACAACTCCTTATCCATGATACAGTGGATGAAAAGATTCTTATTCGGATAAGACACACTCTACAAAAAGAAGAGCTACTTTGGTTGGAGTTACTTGCTTTATATGTCTCTATGTTTATCGACAATTTAAAGCATATCGAAGATTTAGTACGCGATATTCAACACATGAAAGACACAAATAACACCCAACTTCCTTGGCTCGATAAATTATTATGGAATATTATTGAAAAAGAAAAAAGTATCCTTGCCCAGGAGTTACATGACACTATTTTACAGGAGCAGCTTCATTTAGCGAGGGAATTAGATGTTATCGCAAGCTCCCCTATTATCGAAGAAAAAAAAGTTTTAAACATTCGAGAGCAGCTTATTAATGCCACGAAAGATTTACGTGAGTATTGTGAAAATCTAAGCCCACCATTACTCGATACGTTTGGTTTAGAAATGGCTTTAAAAAAACTTGTCCAAAAAGTAAAAATTCGTGCTAACTTTCTATTGAATACTCAAATTGACCGTGTTCAGTTTCAAGATGCAACTTTACATTTAGTCGTTTATCGGCTAGTTCAAGAACTGCTTAATAATGCGATTAAACACGCTGATGCATCAAAAGTTTCACTTAAACTATTTGCGATAAATAATGGTTTTGTTCTCCAATACGACGATAATGGAATCGGCTGTAATATTGAAGATTTAATGCAATCATCCGCTTCTATGGGCATTAATGGGATTCGCGAACGTGTTCGAGCGTTTAACGGAGAAATGACCATTACCTCCAAACCAAATGATGGCATGCATGTCTTTATTCAAATTCAAGAGGAATGTGAGGAACCATAA
- a CDS encoding thymidylate synthase, producing MTHPETAYLNLLQHILENGVKRDDRTGTGTYSVFGYQMRFDLNKGFPLLTTKRVPFKLVASELLWFIKGDTNIRYLLQNNNHIWDEWAFKKWVESDEYSGPDMTDFGRRCLMDEAFNALYQAELTSFCDRIVQDDDFAKKYGDLGNVYGKQWRNWTTSNGESIDQLQDVIHQIKHNPDSRRIIVNTWNPEDVINAGAKGSKAALPPCHVMFQFYVANGKLSCQLMQRSLDTLLGCPFNIASYALLTHLIAHECGLEVGEFIHSIGDAHIYANHIEQVKEQLSREPRELPTLKINSNKTSIFEIELEDLSIEGYNPHPAIKAPIAV from the coding sequence TTGACGCATCCAGAAACTGCGTATTTAAACTTACTACAACATATATTAGAAAATGGAGTTAAAAGGGACGACCGTACTGGAACAGGCACATATAGTGTCTTTGGCTATCAAATGCGCTTTGATTTAAATAAAGGATTTCCACTATTAACGACAAAGCGTGTTCCATTTAAACTTGTAGCAAGCGAGCTTCTTTGGTTTATTAAAGGCGATACAAATATTCGCTATTTATTACAAAACAATAATCATATTTGGGACGAATGGGCATTTAAAAAATGGGTAGAATCCGATGAATATAGCGGTCCTGATATGACTGATTTCGGCAGACGTTGTCTAATGGATGAAGCGTTCAATGCGTTATATCAAGCAGAGTTGACATCGTTTTGTGACCGCATTGTACAGGATGATGATTTTGCGAAAAAATACGGAGATCTTGGCAATGTTTATGGCAAGCAATGGCGTAATTGGACAACATCAAATGGGGAAAGTATTGATCAATTACAAGATGTCATTCACCAAATTAAACATAATCCAGATTCACGACGTATTATTGTGAATACTTGGAATCCTGAAGATGTCATTAATGCAGGTGCAAAGGGGAGTAAAGCTGCTTTGCCACCATGTCATGTCATGTTCCAATTTTATGTAGCAAACGGGAAGTTAAGCTGTCAATTAATGCAAAGAAGTCTTGATACATTGCTTGGTTGTCCATTCAATATTGCTTCCTACGCATTATTAACACATTTAATTGCCCATGAATGTGGGCTTGAAGTTGGCGAATTTATTCATAGTATCGGCGATGCGCATATTTACGCAAATCACATAGAGCAAGTGAAAGAACAGCTTTCACGTGAGCCACGGGAACTACCAACCTTGAAAATAAACTCAAATAAAACGTCAATATTCGAAATAGAACTTGAGGATCTTTCCATCGAGGGCTACAATCCACATCCAGCAATTAAAGCACCAATTGCGGTTTAA